A genomic segment from Agrobacterium vitis encodes:
- the tolR gene encoding protein TolR has product MGMSVGANGGGGGRRGSRRRGGKRGPVSEINVTPLVDVMLVLLIIFMVAAPMMTVGVPIDLPETQASAMNSDTQPITISVNPAGEIYLQESPIPLEEIVPKLQAIATTGYNERIYVRGDTAAAYGTVMKVMARISSAGYKNIGLVTLQEQDK; this is encoded by the coding sequence ATGGGCATGTCGGTAGGAGCAAATGGAGGTGGCGGTGGCCGTCGCGGCAGCAGGCGCCGGGGCGGCAAGCGCGGTCCCGTCAGCGAAATCAACGTCACGCCGCTCGTCGACGTCATGCTGGTGCTGTTGATCATCTTCATGGTGGCGGCACCAATGATGACGGTTGGCGTGCCGATTGACCTGCCGGAAACCCAGGCCAGCGCCATGAATTCCGATACGCAGCCAATCACCATTTCGGTCAATCCGGCTGGCGAAATCTATTTGCAGGAAAGCCCGATCCCGCTTGAGGAAATCGTTCCCAAGCTTCAAGCTATTGCCACCACGGGTTACAACGAACGCATTTATGTGCGCGGCGACACGGCTGCTGCCTATGGCACGGTCATGAAGGTCATGGCGCGCATTTCTTCGGCTGGCTACAAGAATATCGGCCTTGTGACCCTGCAAGAACAGGACAAGTGA